One part of the Candidatus Mancarchaeum acidiphilum genome encodes these proteins:
- a CDS encoding site-specific DNA-methyltransferase: MEKDEKYVELLWHDKYKKMEISHMTPIDYPNLPFQVVETVNKPRSKGGVNASLFPEDKWPENYPKDWRNKLIWGDNKLVMSSLLKQGWAGKINLIYIDPPFYTGSNFSFKTKVDDSEIEKEPSIIEKRAYNDTWSGGIASYLKYMYNRLSLMKELLVENGTIWIHLDEHIGHYVKVMMDEIFGYDNYINQIVWRKTNSPKAQSIGFGNQYDMIFIYGKNKQLININPVYKTPNEDYLRSFVYDDGDGKGPYQTTALIAGGTQRTVGRKVFEFRGITAPWLYSQENLEMFWNEGKIYKTKNGGYRLKVYLKDTHGQIVSDIWVDKEVNPLQGQSQEFLQFDTQKPESLLKRIILSSSSPGDLVADFFCGSGTTLAVAEKLGRRWIGSDLSKYAIQVTRKRLLDIHNSKDLMDEKKDKYGKPARPFELWNIGNYELAYWKENPQDYLSFMIKLYEANPLNGFRYIHASKGPRAVHIGSSNSPVSMDEIRNFITECINNNFKEADVLGWEWNYEVNDLAKKLAEKEGLDLRLIQIPNVNELKSVLADSDFDLKLLKIPDQVIKKNLIPSVKFNELAYLGISKVISDKELTLKIEDFNLNPSPDVLEALKNLKDSRQLIDYWAVDWDFKGDTFHNQWQSYRTKKDLKVEYEANHKYEEKGEYQVMVKVVDVFGNDTNKIIKVKI; the protein is encoded by the coding sequence ATGGAAAAGGACGAGAAATATGTGGAGCTACTATGGCATGATAAGTATAAAAAAATGGAAATTAGCCATATGACTCCGATCGATTACCCAAATCTACCGTTTCAGGTAGTTGAAACAGTCAACAAACCAAGATCCAAGGGTGGTGTAAATGCATCCCTATTTCCTGAGGATAAATGGCCAGAAAACTATCCTAAGGACTGGAGGAATAAACTTATCTGGGGAGATAACAAGCTCGTGATGTCTTCACTCTTAAAACAGGGATGGGCGGGAAAGATAAATCTGATTTATATAGACCCACCATTCTACACAGGTTCAAATTTTTCCTTTAAAACCAAAGTTGATGATTCAGAAATTGAAAAAGAACCATCAATAATTGAAAAGAGGGCTTATAATGATACCTGGAGTGGGGGAATCGCATCATACTTGAAGTACATGTATAACAGGTTATCCTTAATGAAAGAGTTATTAGTAGAAAATGGCACAATATGGATCCATCTAGATGAACACATCGGACATTACGTTAAGGTTATGATGGATGAGATTTTTGGATATGATAATTACATTAATCAAATTGTGTGGAGAAAAACAAACAGCCCTAAAGCTCAATCAATTGGGTTTGGGAATCAATATGATATGATTTTCATTTATGGTAAAAATAAACAATTAATCAATATTAATCCTGTTTATAAAACCCCTAATGAAGATTATCTGAGGAGTTTTGTTTATGATGACGGTGACGGGAAAGGTCCATACCAAACTACTGCACTGATTGCTGGAGGGACACAAAGGACAGTTGGACGCAAAGTGTTTGAATTTAGGGGCATAACCGCGCCTTGGTTATATTCTCAAGAAAATTTAGAAATGTTCTGGAATGAAGGAAAAATCTACAAAACAAAAAACGGAGGATATAGATTAAAGGTATACTTAAAAGATACACATGGTCAAATAGTTTCGGACATCTGGGTGGATAAAGAAGTAAATCCGCTACAAGGCCAATCGCAAGAATTTTTACAATTCGACACTCAAAAGCCCGAGTCGTTACTTAAAAGGATAATTCTATCTTCCTCTAGTCCTGGAGATTTAGTAGCAGACTTCTTCTGCGGTTCTGGCACAACTCTTGCAGTTGCAGAAAAATTAGGAAGAAGATGGATAGGCTCAGATCTATCTAAATATGCTATTCAGGTTACAAGAAAGAGGTTACTTGATATTCATAATTCAAAGGATTTAATGGATGAGAAGAAAGACAAATATGGCAAACCTGCAAGACCATTTGAGCTCTGGAACATTGGAAACTATGAGCTTGCATACTGGAAGGAAAATCCGCAGGATTACTTATCATTTATGATTAAACTGTATGAGGCAAATCCTCTCAATGGATTCCGCTATATACATGCTTCGAAAGGTCCAAGAGCTGTTCACATAGGTTCAAGTAATTCACCAGTTTCAATGGACGAGATCAGGAATTTTATCACAGAGTGCATAAATAACAACTTTAAGGAAGCAGATGTTCTAGGATGGGAATGGAACTATGAAGTTAATGATTTAGCAAAAAAATTAGCAGAAAAAGAAGGATTAGACCTTAGATTGATTCAGATACCAAATGTGAATGAGTTAAAATCTGTTTTAGCAGATAGTGACTTTGATCTTAAACTTTTAAAGATACCTGACCAAGTAATTAAGAAAAATCTTATTCCATCAGTAAAATTCAATGAACTTGCTTACTTAGGAATTTCAAAGGTTATATCGGATAAAGAGTTAACTTTGAAAATCGAAGATTTCAATCTTAATCCTAGCCCAGATGTTCTAGAAGCACTTAAAAATTTAAAAGATTCAAGACAACTTATTGACTATTGGGCTGTTGATTGGGATTTTAAAGGGGATACATTCCATAATCAATGGCAAAGCTACAGAACAAAGAAAGATCTAAAAGTCGAATATGAAGCAAACCACAAATACGAAGAAAAAGGAGAATACCAAGTAATGGTAAAAGTTGTGGATGTCTTTGGTAATGATACCAATAAAATTATAAAGGTGAAAATATGA
- a CDS encoding DEAD/DEAH box helicase family protein: MNPSDILLPQDRDESKAYLVNKLRPAIKVWRDSGYPNVTNTTKRLLNFWFNEDHIINNEKFEFWYAQRESIETLIYIYEVMKIRKFLDLMANFGDKPQVFDPSTDIYPLYGFKMATGSGKTYVMALSIVWQYFNHKFESNDDYTSKFLLIAGEKNVIYDRLKRDYENGKIFHEIPLIPPEWIDEFNIKVILKEDPINDIPDSVLFLTNVQQLQDKANRKKEADEFIDKVLDLKEVNRTNIAQDNRIKEVLEKIPNIMILKDEAHHIYNYEKKWKQILIDLHRALKSEYGKGFNMELDFSATPRAENGVLFPWLIVDFTLKEAIEMNIVKRPLKGIVQNATEVTSTNVVERYKAWIDAGIRRWQEYNEALAKLNKKPILFFQCPDNKQADQLKEYLETLPQFSKKVLLIHTDSTGEVAKSDIEEARKSAQSIDSDNNNYRVIVSTMMLNEGWDVRNVNVIVGLRSYTSERNVLPEQVIGRGLRKMFPDENASIKDFINILEVIGSPGLMQIIEELEKDENIKFGTTKLENPINIVAISVDLDKKNLDIEIPILTPSIIVREFEINEGILDKIPSLSIKLENKIFKTNYKAFDMVTGAVQVERSWDLPVPQDVKSVIAYYTGKILNEIKLTNMFADLYPIVKEYIEKKLFDQEVNINDPRVLFQISQPEVEEKIIKAFGESMKNLAFINREVDKSDRILISETSPFPWTKDVYQANKCIFNYVPCDNNLEVNFSRFLDSTEDVIAFSKIVQKIGFSIEYRDSEGNLRHYIPDFIIKMQNKYVIAETKGEEDIDVKFKDKRAILWCEDAERVTGDKWVYVRINENGFDKYHFDNFENMIQFFTSKYAKDLDLK, from the coding sequence ATGAACCCATCAGATATCTTATTACCACAGGACAGAGATGAAAGCAAAGCGTATCTAGTAAATAAATTAAGACCCGCTATTAAAGTATGGAGAGATTCTGGATATCCAAATGTAACAAATACTACTAAAAGACTTCTAAATTTCTGGTTTAATGAGGATCATATAATAAACAATGAAAAATTTGAATTTTGGTATGCCCAAAGAGAATCTATTGAAACTTTAATCTATATTTACGAAGTTATGAAAATAAGGAAGTTTTTAGATCTGATGGCAAATTTTGGGGATAAACCACAAGTATTTGATCCAAGTACAGACATCTATCCACTCTATGGATTTAAAATGGCTACAGGTTCTGGAAAAACGTATGTTATGGCATTATCTATTGTATGGCAATACTTTAATCATAAGTTTGAAAGTAATGATGATTATACATCAAAATTTCTTTTGATTGCAGGTGAAAAAAATGTCATCTATGATCGTCTTAAAAGAGATTACGAAAATGGTAAAATTTTTCATGAAATACCATTAATTCCACCCGAATGGATAGATGAATTTAATATTAAGGTTATCTTAAAAGAAGATCCTATAAATGATATACCCGATTCAGTGCTATTTCTTACAAATGTTCAGCAACTACAGGATAAAGCTAATAGGAAAAAGGAAGCAGATGAATTTATTGATAAAGTTTTAGATTTAAAGGAAGTTAATAGAACAAACATTGCCCAAGATAACAGAATAAAAGAAGTGCTTGAGAAAATACCTAATATAATGATACTAAAGGATGAAGCCCACCATATATATAATTACGAAAAGAAATGGAAACAGATACTAATAGATCTCCATAGAGCTTTAAAGTCAGAGTATGGAAAAGGCTTTAATATGGAACTAGACTTTTCAGCTACTCCAAGAGCTGAAAATGGAGTTCTATTTCCTTGGCTAATAGTTGATTTCACATTAAAGGAAGCTATAGAAATGAATATAGTAAAAAGGCCTTTGAAAGGTATAGTTCAAAATGCTACTGAGGTAACATCAACTAATGTTGTTGAACGTTATAAGGCATGGATTGATGCAGGTATAAGAAGATGGCAGGAATATAATGAGGCATTAGCAAAACTAAATAAGAAGCCAATATTATTTTTCCAATGTCCCGATAATAAACAAGCGGATCAATTAAAGGAATATCTTGAAACATTACCTCAATTCTCTAAAAAAGTTCTATTAATTCATACAGACAGTACTGGAGAAGTAGCAAAATCTGATATCGAAGAGGCAAGAAAATCTGCCCAATCTATTGATAGCGATAATAACAATTATAGAGTTATAGTAAGTACTATGATGCTAAATGAAGGTTGGGATGTACGTAATGTAAATGTTATAGTTGGTTTAAGATCTTATACATCAGAAAGAAATGTACTTCCAGAGCAAGTAATAGGAAGAGGTCTTAGAAAGATGTTTCCAGATGAAAATGCTAGCATAAAGGACTTTATAAATATATTAGAAGTTATAGGATCCCCAGGTCTTATGCAAATTATAGAGGAATTAGAAAAGGATGAAAATATAAAATTTGGAACTACAAAATTAGAAAATCCAATTAATATAGTAGCAATATCTGTTGATTTAGATAAAAAGAACTTAGATATAGAAATTCCAATTCTTACTCCATCAATTATAGTTAGAGAATTTGAAATTAACGAAGGTATACTAGATAAAATACCTTCACTTTCTATAAAACTTGAAAATAAGATTTTCAAAACAAATTATAAAGCTTTTGATATGGTAACTGGAGCAGTTCAAGTTGAGAGAAGTTGGGATTTACCGGTGCCACAAGATGTAAAAAGTGTAATAGCATATTACACAGGTAAAATATTAAATGAAATCAAACTTACCAATATGTTTGCTGATTTATACCCAATTGTAAAAGAGTATATAGAAAAGAAATTGTTTGATCAAGAGGTTAATATAAATGACCCAAGAGTTTTATTTCAGATAAGCCAGCCAGAAGTAGAAGAAAAAATAATAAAAGCATTTGGAGAAAGCATGAAGAATCTTGCGTTTATTAATAGAGAGGTAGATAAATCTGATAGGATTTTAATATCAGAAACATCACCTTTTCCATGGACTAAAGATGTATATCAAGCTAATAAATGCATTTTTAATTATGTGCCCTGTGATAATAATCTTGAGGTCAATTTTTCGCGTTTTCTAGATTCTACAGAAGACGTTATTGCATTTTCAAAAATTGTTCAAAAAATAGGATTTTCTATAGAGTATAGGGATTCTGAAGGAAACCTAAGGCATTATATTCCTGATTTTATTATAAAAATGCAGAATAAGTATGTTATTGCAGAGACAAAAGGGGAAGAGGATATAGATGTAAAATTTAAGGATAAGAGAGCTATATTATGGTGTGAAGATGCTGAAAGAGTTACCGGAGACAAATGGGTATATGTTAGGATTAATGAAAATGGATTTGATAAATATCATTTTGACAATTTTGAAAATATGATTCAATTCTTTACATCTAAATATGCTAAAGACTTAGATCTTAAATAA